From a single Oceanispirochaeta sp. M1 genomic region:
- a CDS encoding glycosyl hydrolase family 17 protein, with protein sequence MSENEFKNAICYSGYRMGQRPGGESPSYEQIKEDLFILKEHWSILRLYDCSRHAETVLKVIEKEKLDLKVMIGAYIEAEVNNENCPWGGGSHPSQVLQENIRSNRQNINRVIELSNRYPELISSISVGNEAAVDWTDHMVPVERILEYVRMVKKGARQPVTYCENYVPWTGKLEKLVEELDFISIHTYPVWEYKNIEQALDFTKENYYSVANRYPHKAVVITEAGWTTKSNGRGIEPGNVSQELQAVYYNQLMEWSRKNDILTFVFEAFDEDWKGSGDALEPEKHWGLFTIDREPKLVMKQLKRMYA encoded by the coding sequence ATGTCAGAAAATGAATTTAAAAATGCCATATGCTATTCCGGTTATCGAATGGGGCAGCGCCCCGGGGGAGAGTCTCCCTCCTATGAACAGATAAAAGAGGATCTTTTTATTTTGAAGGAACACTGGAGCATCCTGAGGCTGTATGACTGCAGCAGGCATGCTGAGACCGTTCTGAAAGTCATCGAGAAAGAGAAACTGGATCTTAAGGTCATGATAGGGGCCTATATCGAAGCCGAAGTTAATAATGAGAATTGCCCCTGGGGGGGAGGAAGCCATCCTTCCCAGGTCCTTCAGGAGAATATCCGCAGTAACAGGCAGAATATTAACAGGGTCATCGAACTGTCCAATAGATACCCCGAATTGATCTCCTCAATATCCGTCGGAAATGAGGCTGCTGTTGACTGGACCGATCATATGGTCCCGGTGGAGAGGATTCTTGAATATGTCAGGATGGTGAAGAAGGGGGCCCGGCAGCCCGTGACCTACTGTGAAAACTATGTTCCCTGGACGGGTAAGCTTGAGAAGCTGGTAGAGGAGCTTGATTTTATCTCTATTCATACCTATCCCGTCTGGGAGTACAAAAACATTGAGCAGGCCCTGGATTTCACCAAGGAAAATTACTATAGCGTAGCAAATAGATATCCCCACAAGGCGGTGGTAATTACCGAGGCGGGTTGGACGACAAAATCCAATGGCCGGGGCATAGAACCCGGCAATGTCAGCCAGGAGCTGCAGGCTGTTTATTATAATCAGCTGATGGAGTGGTCCAGGAAAAATGATATTCTGACATTTGTTTTTGAGGCTTTTGATGAGGACTGGAAGGGTTCCGGGGATGCCCTGGAACCGGAGAAACACTGGGGCCTGTTTACAATAGACCGGGAACCCAAACTGGTGATGAAGCAGCTTAAACGGATGTATGCCTGA
- a CDS encoding ABC transporter substrate-binding protein — translation MKRRLSLALACLLMAMAMVGCSKEKKGAEAAQIPAYDPEKSYNLSIGCYGDLEKAYQAVMATEDFKAKFPNITIEFQTADFGGHHSRLTTVLAAGEATNDIEALEVGYVAKFVEGGGLTNLAAAPYNAIDAGKDVVDFAMSNATTRKGHLVAFPVDIAPAVMFYRKSIVDAAGVSVENLASWDEYIEIGKKLTRDRDGDGVNDQFAIPNASDVAMTPLNGGKGGWFNSEGKVLEPKEKFTGALRLVKEIREAGIDGDLGAWTGPWTQSFADGTVVTTVNGAWFGGALKTWIATDTAGDWRVTKLPGNTLAALGGTYLAIPAKVADEQKAVAWEVIKYLGTSANAQITTFTTIDAFPALTTVFNDPIMDEPVEYFGGQKIRQLYAEVASEIPSASVSEYDAAVLSVFSNALTDVLVNGKSIEDSYNTALASISALVD, via the coding sequence ATGAAAAGAAGATTATCACTTGCTTTAGCATGCCTGCTGATGGCAATGGCAATGGTCGGATGTTCTAAAGAAAAGAAGGGTGCAGAGGCTGCACAGATCCCTGCCTATGATCCGGAAAAAAGTTACAATCTCAGTATCGGTTGCTATGGTGACCTTGAAAAAGCCTACCAGGCCGTCATGGCTACAGAGGATTTTAAAGCCAAATTCCCCAACATAACCATTGAGTTTCAGACTGCAGACTTCGGAGGACATCACTCCAGGCTGACAACCGTACTGGCTGCCGGAGAGGCGACCAATGATATCGAAGCTCTTGAAGTGGGATATGTGGCAAAGTTTGTAGAAGGCGGCGGCCTGACAAACCTGGCAGCGGCTCCCTACAATGCGATTGATGCCGGAAAGGATGTTGTAGATTTCGCCATGTCCAATGCTACAACCCGTAAGGGTCATCTTGTTGCCTTCCCCGTAGACATTGCCCCCGCTGTAATGTTTTACAGGAAAAGCATTGTTGATGCAGCCGGAGTTTCTGTTGAAAATCTTGCATCATGGGACGAATATATTGAAATCGGTAAAAAACTGACCCGGGACAGAGATGGAGACGGCGTTAATGATCAATTCGCCATCCCCAATGCCAGCGATGTGGCCATGACCCCCTTGAACGGTGGTAAAGGGGGCTGGTTCAACAGTGAAGGCAAGGTTCTTGAACCCAAGGAAAAGTTCACAGGCGCCTTGAGACTGGTGAAGGAAATACGCGAGGCTGGAATCGATGGTGATCTCGGCGCATGGACCGGACCCTGGACACAGAGTTTTGCAGACGGCACCGTCGTAACAACTGTTAATGGAGCCTGGTTCGGCGGTGCCCTGAAGACCTGGATCGCCACTGATACAGCAGGAGACTGGAGAGTCACAAAACTGCCGGGGAATACACTTGCTGCTCTTGGCGGTACCTATCTTGCCATTCCTGCAAAAGTTGCAGACGAACAGAAAGCCGTGGCATGGGAAGTGATCAAATATCTGGGTACCAGTGCTAATGCTCAGATCACTACATTTACTACGATTGATGCCTTCCCCGCTCTCACAACTGTATTCAATGATCCCATCATGGATGAGCCTGTAGAATATTTCGGCGGACAGAAGATTCGCCAGCTTTATGCGGAAGTAGCAAGCGAGATCCCCAGTGCCTCTGTCAGTGAATATGATGCTGCCGTACTGTCGGTATTCTCAAACGCACTTACGGATGTTCTTGTGAACGGCAAATCAATTGAAGATTCTTATAATACTGCCTTAGCCAGTATTTCTGCTCTAGTTGATTAA
- a CDS encoding ROK family transcriptional regulator: MRVVQNSNNIIRVLKSIWLKPGISRIEVSKQLGLDKSTVTIVVNRLMELGFIEEIQSSLTPYTGGRRPIGLSLKEQVGVILGIEIQTNSYHGVILDLNGSIISNFTGEILGVRDVVSTFLDIYREAYRKVEALGLPLLGVGVAFSGLIDPHRGFIIESNPLGVHTGLDFYREIKPFIPVPVFIENDANCGCWAELNINNRDRSRNFLFVLGEFRKARIFEDDSRVLALGMGVVLGERVLYGKDFAAGEYKSPGWKAPNKTQFSISDEQLASLDDDRQIVESVRTELTRDIAYLANILNLSRVTFGGDIVNYFDLLEDSLKQEIRTNTSYEKYSDVEITMSGNREYTVSYGAACMLIENLFLTYENSFENPWKQKVGIDLFNSFSETIQQS; the protein is encoded by the coding sequence ATGCGTGTAGTACAGAACAGTAATAATATTATAAGAGTTCTCAAATCTATCTGGCTGAAGCCGGGAATAAGCAGGATCGAGGTATCGAAACAGCTGGGGCTGGATAAGTCTACGGTGACTATCGTAGTCAACCGTCTGATGGAGCTCGGCTTTATTGAAGAGATACAATCCTCTCTTACCCCCTATACCGGCGGGAGACGTCCCATCGGACTCTCTCTAAAGGAACAGGTTGGTGTTATTCTGGGAATTGAGATCCAGACCAATTCTTATCATGGGGTCATCCTTGATCTGAATGGTTCGATCATCTCAAATTTCACTGGTGAGATTCTTGGAGTGAGGGATGTTGTATCCACGTTTCTTGATATATACAGAGAGGCCTATCGGAAGGTGGAAGCTCTGGGACTCCCCCTTCTGGGAGTGGGTGTCGCATTTTCGGGACTGATCGATCCCCACAGAGGATTCATTATCGAATCTAATCCCCTGGGTGTTCATACGGGTCTGGACTTCTATCGGGAGATAAAGCCGTTTATTCCGGTGCCCGTATTTATCGAAAATGATGCCAATTGCGGCTGCTGGGCTGAATTGAATATCAACAATCGTGACAGATCACGGAATTTTCTCTTTGTTCTGGGTGAATTCAGAAAAGCACGCATCTTTGAAGATGATTCCAGGGTTCTTGCCCTGGGAATGGGTGTTGTTCTCGGGGAGAGGGTTCTTTACGGGAAGGATTTTGCCGCCGGTGAATATAAGAGCCCCGGATGGAAGGCTCCCAATAAAACCCAGTTTTCCATCTCCGATGAGCAGCTGGCCTCCCTGGATGATGACCGGCAGATTGTAGAGAGTGTCAGGACAGAATTAACACGGGATATAGCCTACCTTGCGAACATTCTCAATCTGAGCAGAGTGACTTTCGGTGGGGATATTGTCAACTATTTTGACCTCCTTGAGGATTCACTGAAGCAGGAGATCCGAACTAATACATCCTATGAAAAATACAGTGATGTAGAAATCACCATGTCGGGTAACCGGGAATATACGGTAAGTTACGGGGCAGCCTGTATGCTTATAGAAAATCTCTTTCTAACCTACGAGAATTCCTTTGAGAATCCCTGGAAGCAGAAAGTGGGGATCGATCTATTCAACAGCTTCTCAGAAACAATCCAGCAGTCTTGA
- a CDS encoding glycosyl hydrolase family 17 protein, translated as MSLAGRDFSKSTNRDLELQLNKVINERMHGLCFSPYLEHQGPGDQISEKQIREKIELIKPYTKWIRIFSCSDGNEAIAEIAHENGLKTMVGAWIGKDFAKNEMEIENLISIAQKGFVDIAAVGNEVMLREEQSEEAMLDYINRVKKEIPEIPVGYVDAYYEFCDRPSITDACDVILANCYPFWEGCSLEHSLPYMKDMYHRAKTAAKGKKVIISETGWPNIGTKFHGAVPSRENAMKYFINSFKWAEEEDIEIFYFSAFDEAWKIEDEGDVGAYWGLWDKSGSMKYPVESIIKSV; from the coding sequence ATGTCCCTTGCAGGAAGGGATTTTTCAAAAAGCACGAACAGAGATTTAGAACTTCAACTCAATAAAGTTATAAATGAGAGAATGCATGGTCTATGTTTCAGCCCCTATCTTGAACATCAGGGGCCTGGTGATCAGATCAGTGAAAAACAGATAAGAGAGAAAATTGAGCTTATAAAACCCTACACAAAATGGATCAGAATCTTCTCTTGTAGTGATGGGAACGAAGCCATTGCCGAAATCGCCCACGAAAATGGACTAAAAACCATGGTGGGAGCCTGGATCGGGAAAGATTTTGCTAAAAATGAGATGGAGATAGAGAATCTGATCAGCATTGCACAGAAGGGATTTGTGGATATTGCAGCCGTGGGGAATGAAGTTATGCTCAGGGAAGAGCAGAGCGAAGAAGCAATGTTGGACTATATCAACAGAGTGAAGAAGGAGATTCCGGAAATCCCTGTGGGATATGTGGATGCCTACTATGAGTTCTGTGACAGACCCTCTATTACAGATGCCTGTGATGTTATTCTGGCCAACTGTTACCCATTCTGGGAGGGATGCAGTCTTGAGCATTCTCTGCCGTATATGAAGGATATGTACCACCGTGCTAAAACTGCAGCCAAGGGGAAAAAGGTCATTATCTCTGAGACAGGCTGGCCAAATATCGGTACTAAATTCCATGGCGCCGTCCCTTCCAGGGAAAATGCAATGAAGTACTTTATCAATTCTTTTAAATGGGCTGAGGAAGAAGACATTGAAATCTTCTATTTCTCCGCATTTGATGAGGCCTGGAAAATTGAGGATGAAGGAGATGTCGGTGCATACTGGGGTCTTTGGGATAAAAGCGGAAGCATGAAGTATCCTGTTGAATCTATAATTAAAAGTGTTTGA
- a CDS encoding glycoside hydrolase family 30 beta sandwich domain-containing protein produces the protein MKIIKTVRTAQKTGERLSSIPNDEISSVRDHKTVITVDSEITFQKMLGFGGAFTEAAAVTLSKISGELRQEVLRMYFDPEDGLGYNLGRVHIHSCDFALGNYSYVEENDKELKTFNIEHDRALIIPLIRDAMKQSGRELTLLASPWSPPAWMKSNRDMNHGGKLLDEYKDSWALYYTKFINAYQNEGIPIWGITVQNEPDAVQTWDSCIYSAEEERDFIKNHLGPGLHKAGMDQVRLLIWDHNRDIIVERARTVLDDSEAAKYVWGTGFHWYVSEEFENIGQVHELFPDKHLLFTEGCQEGGCKIGEWFTGERYGRNMIGDFNNWCEGYLDWNLVLDETGGPNHVNNLCDAAVIVDTVNKKLIFNSSYYYIGQFSKYVQPGASRIFTDSRIDFIHSAAFINEDGTLILIVMNEGDIDRDVSIECNGDYLNVQIMSHSIITYVLEP, from the coding sequence ATGAAAATAATCAAAACAGTCAGAACCGCACAGAAAACTGGTGAGAGACTGAGTTCCATTCCCAATGATGAGATCTCATCTGTACGGGATCATAAGACTGTTATTACCGTCGATTCCGAAATCACTTTCCAGAAAATGCTTGGTTTCGGAGGCGCCTTTACCGAAGCCGCCGCCGTTACTCTGTCAAAAATCAGCGGGGAGCTGAGACAGGAAGTCCTTCGCATGTATTTTGATCCGGAGGACGGGCTGGGGTATAACCTGGGGCGGGTACATATTCACAGCTGTGATTTTGCCCTTGGAAATTACAGCTATGTGGAAGAGAATGACAAAGAGCTTAAAACCTTCAACATCGAACATGACAGAGCGTTGATCATTCCCCTGATCAGAGACGCCATGAAGCAGTCAGGCAGAGAGCTCACACTGTTGGCCTCTCCCTGGAGTCCTCCCGCCTGGATGAAATCCAACAGGGATATGAATCATGGGGGAAAGCTTCTGGATGAGTACAAGGATTCCTGGGCTCTATATTACACAAAATTTATCAATGCTTATCAGAATGAGGGCATTCCTATCTGGGGAATCACCGTCCAGAATGAGCCGGACGCCGTTCAGACCTGGGATTCCTGTATCTATTCGGCTGAAGAGGAACGGGATTTTATAAAAAATCATCTGGGTCCCGGGCTCCATAAGGCGGGAATGGATCAGGTCAGGCTCCTGATATGGGATCACAACCGGGATATTATTGTAGAGAGGGCCAGGACTGTTCTGGATGATTCCGAGGCTGCGAAATATGTATGGGGAACCGGTTTTCACTGGTATGTTTCCGAAGAATTTGAAAATATCGGTCAGGTGCATGAGCTTTTTCCGGATAAGCATCTTCTCTTTACAGAGGGCTGTCAGGAAGGGGGCTGTAAAATCGGAGAATGGTTCACAGGCGAGCGCTATGGCCGTAACATGATTGGTGACTTCAATAACTGGTGTGAAGGCTATCTGGACTGGAACCTGGTACTGGATGAGACAGGCGGCCCCAACCATGTAAACAATCTCTGTGATGCAGCTGTAATAGTGGATACTGTCAATAAAAAGCTGATATTCAACAGCTCATACTATTATATTGGACAGTTCAGCAAATATGTTCAGCCGGGAGCCTCGAGAATATTTACAGATTCAAGAATAGACTTTATTCATTCAGCTGCGTTTATCAATGAGGATGGAACTCTTATTTTAATAGTGATGAATGAAGGTGACATTGATAGAGATGTAAGCATTGAATGTAATGGAGATTATTTGAATGTGCAGATAATGAGTCACTCAATTATAACATATGTATTGGAACCTTAG
- a CDS encoding DUF438 domain-containing protein: MSESIQNKEDRKRELSEIIGNLKTDQDIPKMKKRFSTLLKDLSPEEIAEAEQALIAEGVPVEDVQKLCEIHVAAFEDSLKKSFRRDKMGRILAGHPVDTYRKENIALKKLLKQLKRSIRKAEPLGYIIHQISLVENHYVRKENQLFPYLEGVGFSGPSKVMWGKHDEIRELMKEISQSLEADNLAASRKKSSVLITSMKRMIFMEEKILFPTAMRKLPESTWKDIRRGENEIGYSWVKPGNLWDPDILPVEIKNSNSVDSAEIDLSVGKLLPKQIDLMLKNLPLDITYVDENDRVRYYSQGKERIFPRSPGIIGRDVQNCHPPKSVHIVQKIVEDFKTGKQTEAEFWIQMGEKFIHIRYFPLFEDKVYRGVIEVSQDIAPLRALEGEKRLLDE, translated from the coding sequence ATGTCGGAAAGTATCCAGAATAAAGAAGATCGAAAAAGAGAACTGAGTGAAATAATCGGGAATCTGAAGACTGACCAGGATATTCCGAAGATGAAAAAGAGGTTTTCCACCCTATTGAAGGATCTCAGTCCTGAAGAAATAGCCGAGGCGGAACAGGCTCTGATTGCGGAAGGCGTTCCTGTGGAAGATGTACAGAAGCTTTGTGAAATTCATGTTGCTGCCTTCGAAGATTCCCTGAAGAAAAGCTTTCGCAGGGATAAAATGGGAAGAATCCTGGCCGGGCACCCTGTTGATACCTACAGAAAGGAAAATATAGCCTTAAAGAAACTGCTCAAACAGCTTAAACGATCTATCAGGAAAGCTGAGCCTCTGGGTTATATTATTCATCAGATCAGTCTGGTGGAGAATCATTATGTTCGAAAAGAAAATCAATTGTTTCCCTATCTGGAAGGGGTGGGATTCTCCGGGCCCTCAAAGGTTATGTGGGGGAAACATGATGAAATACGTGAGTTAATGAAAGAGATAAGCCAAAGCCTTGAAGCTGATAATTTGGCTGCAAGCCGTAAAAAAAGCAGTGTTTTGATTACTTCCATGAAAAGAATGATCTTTATGGAGGAAAAGATTCTTTTTCCAACTGCCATGAGAAAACTACCCGAGTCCACATGGAAAGATATTCGCCGTGGTGAAAATGAAATCGGATATTCCTGGGTTAAACCGGGTAATCTCTGGGACCCGGATATCCTTCCCGTAGAAATAAAGAATTCGAATAGTGTAGATAGTGCAGAGATTGATCTTTCTGTGGGTAAACTTCTTCCAAAACAAATAGATCTTATGTTAAAAAATCTTCCACTGGATATTACCTATGTTGATGAAAATGACCGTGTCAGATATTACAGTCAGGGGAAGGAGCGGATTTTTCCCCGTTCACCGGGAATCATCGGGCGGGACGTGCAGAACTGTCATCCTCCCAAGAGTGTACATATAGTTCAGAAAATTGTTGAAGATTTTAAGACTGGAAAACAGACGGAAGCGGAATTCTGGATTCAGATGGGAGAAAAATTTATTCATATCCGCTATTTCCCACTTTTTGAAGATAAGGTATATCGCGGAGTCATTGAAGTCAGCCAGGATATAGCGCCCCTTCGTGCTTTGGAGGGTGAAAAAAGGCTCCTTGACGAATAA
- the ric gene encoding iron-sulfur cluster repair di-iron protein produces the protein MKNIIDINKSLGEIVTAYPSTVPELSRYKLDYCCGGKDTLAEALKNMNLNEQAVINDLEKAVEQAIESDKVTRDWSGASMSTIISHILNTHHVFMKEALAELNNLMFKILKVHFKTDGETLLQVHHLFGNLKTELEAHLVKEEENLFPMIIEYEKNNSDSLKSQILKFIEETESEHDTAGDVFKELAKITGDYTAPSNACGSYRRTYYLLNDLEKDTFNHIHLENTVLFGKL, from the coding sequence ATGAAAAATATTATAGATATAAATAAATCACTCGGTGAAATCGTTACAGCTTATCCGTCGACGGTTCCTGAACTGAGCAGGTACAAACTGGATTATTGCTGCGGTGGAAAAGATACCCTGGCTGAAGCTCTAAAAAATATGAACCTTAATGAGCAGGCTGTTATAAATGATCTTGAAAAGGCTGTAGAACAAGCCATTGAATCTGATAAGGTGACAAGAGACTGGAGTGGTGCATCTATGAGCACCATCATCAGTCATATTTTGAATACACATCATGTCTTTATGAAAGAAGCCCTGGCTGAATTGAATAACCTGATGTTTAAAATTCTTAAAGTTCACTTTAAAACAGATGGAGAAACCCTGCTTCAGGTCCACCACCTGTTCGGAAATCTCAAGACAGAACTGGAAGCACATCTGGTTAAAGAAGAGGAAAATCTATTTCCTATGATTATTGAATATGAAAAGAATAACAGCGACTCTTTGAAATCACAGATACTGAAGTTTATAGAAGAGACTGAAAGTGAACATGATACGGCAGGAGATGTTTTTAAGGAACTGGCCAAAATAACGGGTGATTATACAGCTCCTTCCAATGCCTGTGGTTCATATAGAAGAACATATTATCTACTTAATGACCTGGAAAAGGATACATTCAATCACATCCATCTGGAAAACACTGTACTCTTCGGCAAACTCTGA
- a CDS encoding carbohydrate ABC transporter permease: MTQFNRSFVKSGKKLSLYTLLSLFVFIFGFPFYYMFVLATVPGTETYRNPPHIFFKSSLMDNMVALFQDIPFPTNFFNSMGIALLSTVTVIFFCTMGGFALAKYDFKMKKAIFFLLLSTMAIPPFLNIIPFFKMMVFFKWYGTWLPLIVPGMANAFGILLMTQFMQTSIPDALLDAARIDGLTEFGILLKVGFPLSKSGIAVLGIMTFINSWNNFLGALVMLPNIDKTTIPVALSKLFMQMDGDRGGLMFGTLLAVLPLIIVFVVFNKQIISGLTAGSVKG, translated from the coding sequence ATGACTCAATTCAACAGATCATTTGTCAAATCAGGAAAGAAGCTGTCTCTTTACACTTTGCTTTCCCTATTTGTCTTTATTTTCGGTTTCCCTTTCTACTATATGTTTGTTCTCGCAACAGTCCCAGGAACCGAAACCTATAGAAATCCTCCGCATATTTTCTTCAAATCATCATTGATGGATAATATGGTAGCCCTTTTCCAGGATATTCCCTTTCCAACTAACTTCTTCAACAGTATGGGAATTGCATTATTATCAACTGTGACAGTCATATTTTTCTGTACCATGGGTGGTTTTGCCCTGGCGAAATATGATTTCAAGATGAAAAAAGCAATATTTTTCCTCTTGTTGAGCACCATGGCGATTCCTCCATTTCTCAATATTATCCCTTTCTTCAAGATGATGGTATTTTTTAAATGGTACGGCACCTGGCTGCCTCTGATCGTACCCGGAATGGCAAACGCCTTCGGAATCCTGCTTATGACTCAGTTTATGCAGACGTCCATTCCCGATGCCCTCCTGGATGCAGCAAGGATCGACGGACTGACAGAGTTCGGCATACTCCTCAAGGTTGGCTTCCCCCTTTCAAAAAGCGGGATTGCCGTCCTTGGAATCATGACTTTTATCAACAGCTGGAACAACTTTCTGGGAGCCCTTGTCATGCTGCCTAATATAGATAAAACAACAATCCCCGTAGCCCTGTCCAAACTCTTCATGCAGATGGATGGTGACCGGGGGGGACTGATGTTCGGAACACTCCTGGCGGTGCTGCCCCTCATCATAGTGTTTGTCGTATTCAATAAACAGATAATCTCCGGCCTGACCGCCGGCAGTGTAAAAGGTTAG
- a CDS encoding FprA family A-type flavoprotein, protein MSIKLNDKTSWVGKVDNRDVPFHRLVLTKGTTYNSYLIKSGKPTIIDTVDISFGKEYRDNLEKEIDLAEIQYIVINHTEPDHSGGLRTLAAKAVNAVIVCTKPAVFELKEMYKLHDREFHIVKTGDTLDIGGKTLSFIETPYLHTEETMLTYCIEDKTLFSCDVFSTHVASENHFNDRESNDILEDFKVYYKLIMHPHRMYVKEMIEKIKDLDIEIIAPSHGYILRKNARDFIQIYDDMSRNINSTRKALVLFSSMTGNTKEIAGEIKEIYDDNHIEMNMVDVNKTELDDVISEIKAADIVFFGTSTRYADMIGNLEPVLKKLEDIDLGGKCAVAFGSYGWSGEPIEIIQEYLNASGFNTLNTSDIVKSTGMTDVYFPIRIRFSLNKESRETLKRAVYHTIDQVMAE, encoded by the coding sequence ATGAGTATAAAATTAAATGACAAAACATCATGGGTTGGAAAAGTAGATAACCGTGATGTTCCCTTTCACAGACTGGTTCTGACAAAAGGAACCACATATAACAGCTACCTGATTAAATCTGGAAAACCGACAATTATTGACACTGTGGATATCTCTTTCGGAAAAGAGTACAGGGATAATCTGGAAAAAGAAATTGATCTGGCAGAGATTCAATATATCGTAATCAATCATACAGAGCCTGATCATTCGGGTGGTTTGAGAACTCTGGCGGCCAAGGCTGTGAATGCAGTTATTGTCTGTACCAAGCCGGCTGTTTTTGAGCTGAAAGAGATGTACAAACTCCATGACAGAGAGTTTCACATTGTTAAAACTGGAGATACCCTCGATATTGGCGGTAAAACTCTTTCATTTATTGAAACTCCTTATCTCCACACCGAAGAGACAATGCTGACCTACTGTATTGAAGATAAAACTCTTTTTTCCTGTGATGTTTTTTCCACACATGTCGCCAGTGAGAATCATTTTAATGACAGAGAGAGTAATGATATCCTTGAAGATTTCAAGGTTTACTACAAACTGATTATGCATCCTCACAGGATGTATGTAAAAGAGATGATTGAGAAGATTAAAGATCTTGATATTGAAATAATAGCACCTTCTCATGGATATATTTTAAGAAAAAATGCTCGGGATTTTATTCAGATATATGATGATATGAGCAGGAACATCAACTCTACAAGAAAAGCATTGGTTCTATTCTCTTCCATGACTGGTAATACAAAGGAAATTGCCGGTGAAATAAAAGAGATCTATGATGATAATCATATAGAGATGAACATGGTTGATGTGAATAAAACAGAACTCGATGATGTAATTTCAGAAATAAAAGCTGCGGATATTGTATTTTTCGGAACATCCACACGTTATGCAGATATGATCGGGAATCTTGAACCAGTGTTGAAAAAACTGGAAGATATTGACCTTGGTGGTAAATGTGCAGTTGCCTTTGGTTCCTATGGGTGGAGTGGAGAACCGATCGAAATCATACAGGAGTATTTGAATGCTTCTGGATTCAATACTCTCAATACCAGTGACATTGTTAAATCAACCGGTATGACTGATGTCTATTTTCCCATAAGAATCCGGTTTTCGTTGAATAAAGAGAGCAGAGAAACATTAAAAAGGGCTGTTTACCATACAATTGATCAGGTAATGGCAGAGTAA
- a CDS encoding Crp/Fnr family transcriptional regulator: MERNQMDQDLCSTCRNNLCAKKVSIFSSLDDRDINNIVKLTGHKNYFKGDFLCHEGDLSSKLFIVNEGKVKLSKFNKDGKEQILRILSNGSFFGEFYLFSDNEPYNFSAIAISDVKICTLSKSDMDVLLKDHPEINQKILAEISRRLIQTENLVQNLSTNDTSSKVAYVLLKLSERYGRVENDQIHVEIPINREEMANYAGVTRETMSRKLSSFEQSGIIRTKGHKMIIIINKKALMDLI; the protein is encoded by the coding sequence ATGGAGAGAAATCAAATGGATCAGGATCTATGCAGTACATGCCGCAATAATCTTTGTGCTAAAAAAGTCTCTATCTTTTCATCCCTGGATGATAGGGATATAAACAATATTGTGAAATTGACAGGACATAAAAACTATTTTAAAGGGGACTTCTTATGTCATGAAGGAGATCTTTCTTCAAAGCTCTTTATCGTAAACGAAGGTAAAGTTAAGCTGTCAAAATTTAATAAAGATGGAAAAGAACAGATCCTGAGGATACTCTCCAATGGATCTTTTTTTGGGGAATTTTATTTATTCAGTGACAATGAACCATATAACTTTTCAGCCATAGCCATATCAGATGTAAAAATCTGTACTTTATCCAAATCCGATATGGATGTACTTCTAAAGGATCATCCAGAGATCAATCAGAAGATTCTTGCTGAGATATCCAGAAGACTTATTCAGACTGAGAACCTGGTACAGAATCTCTCTACAAATGATACAAGTTCTAAAGTTGCCTATGTATTACTGAAGCTGTCTGAAAGGTACGGTAGAGTTGAGAACGATCAGATTCATGTTGAAATCCCCATCAACAGGGAAGAGATGGCTAATTATGCCGGTGTTACAAGAGAAACCATGAGCCGAAAACTCAGTTCCTTTGAACAATCAGGGATTATCCGGACTAAGGGTCATAAGATGATAATTATCATAAATAAAAAAGCCTTAATGGATTTAATTTAA